One Thermanaerothrix sp. genomic window, GGACCAGGGACTACGAAGAAGGCCAGGTATACCTCAATACCCAGGTATGGGCGGTAATTTCGGGGGCCGCCACCCCAGAGCAGGCAGAGAAGGCCATGGCCACGGTAAAAGAAAAGCTTGCCACCCCATATGGGCTTATGCTCTGTGCCCCGCCCTTTAGGAAAACCACGGTGGATGTCATGCGGGCGGTGGTATTCCTGCAGGGTATAAAAGAAAATGCGGGGATCTTTAACCATACCCAGGGCTGGGGAATCATCGCGGAGACCCTGCTTGGCCATGGGGAGCAGGCCTATGCCTATTGTAAAGCGGCCTTGCCCGCGGCCTATAATGACCGGGCAGAAATCCGGCAGAGCGAGCCCTACGTTCAGGCCCAAACCACCTATTCCATCTATTCACCGCGGCCAGGGAACACCCGGGTATCCTGGCTTACCGGGGCGGCAGCCTGGACTTACTACAGCCTTACCC contains:
- a CDS encoding glycosyl transferase, whose translation is TRDYEEGQVYLNTQVWAVISGAATPEQAEKAMATVKEKLATPYGLMLCAPPFRKTTVDVMRAVVFLQGIKENAGIFNHTQGWGIIAETLLGHGEQAYAYCKAALPAAYNDRAEIRQSEPYVQAQTTYSIYSPRPGNTRVSWLTGAAAWTYYSLTQYILGIRPEYEGLRIDPCIPSQWKGFTVERRFRGKNLTIRVENPQGVCKGVTEVYLNGTKLQDNLVRPELLGSTNEIVAVMG